Genomic DNA from candidate division WOR-3 bacterium:
CCTTCAGATCAACGATCGTGGTATTGATGAAGACCGCGGAAATACTCAGCACATACGGGATAAAGCGATGGAACATAGCCGGGTCAAACGGCTGCACCAGAAGCCATCCCACGGCGAAATTAACCATACCGTATCCAATGCCGTTGGCGAGCGTATCGAGTAATGGTTTACCTTTTAATTTCACCGGCGGCAGCGAATACAGAACACCGAGAAGAATGGAAATTATGATGAATATAAAAAATAGAAAACCGAATCTTAATGATAAAAACACCGCCCCACACCACAAAATCACCATTTCGATATAAGCGCTCTTTCTAGAAACAGCGCCTTCGGCGAGAAGAAATAATTTTTTGTTTATCTGATCTGTTTTGACATCCATGATTTGATTCAGAATATACACACCCCCCATTACACAGGTATAGATAATCAACCCGATGAAAATTTCAAAAGTAAAACCGCCCTTTCCTCTCGCCAGGTAACTGCCGATCAGAAGAAAATTCCATGAAGGAAGTAAAATAAGCGGTCTTAAGAGAAAGAAGTAATCAAAAGGATGGAGTTTAGACATTCATTTTTTTATGCCTTTTCGACCTTACCTGAACGCAGGCATCTGGTGCATACGCGGATCTTCTTTACCCTGCCATTAATCTTCGCCCTCACGCTCTGCAGATTTATCTTGAATTTTCTCTTTGTGACGTTATGAGCATGACTGATACTGGAACCGCTCTGCGCACCTCTGCCGCATATCGCACACTTTCTCGCCATAATTCTCCTTTCACACTATTATATAAAAAAAACTTGTAAAGTCAACCACTCGTTTGGACAGACCAATGGTGCGAACCTGGTTGCATGGTAATGGCAAACAGGCAAAGGTACTCCTCAATTATTCGGTCAATACTTTGAAAAAAGGTGCATCCGGGGGTGCCGCGTAGTAATGAAGTTCAAACTGTCATCAGCGGTAAAACCGGATAACAGATAACGTGTGGAGCGTATGTGAATTCCGAGTTAGAAGGATAGGATTTGAACGAAGTGCAGTCTTTTATCCACTACTATATAAAGTTGCAAACCTTTCATTTTATTTCCTTATACCTTTAAAAATATTCCACATAGGGACCTTCCTCATATATTCTTTATATTTGTCTCCAAATTTTCTGATATTGTACTCAGCCTCTTTTCTGGCTGACATCCAGAAGCAAAATAGTGATACTATGCCTAAAATTACCGCGAGAATGGATTGAAAAACTAAAATCAAAGCAATGGACCAAATCGCCATC
This window encodes:
- the rpmB gene encoding 50S ribosomal protein L28; translated protein: MARKCAICGRGAQSGSSISHAHNVTKRKFKINLQSVRAKINGRVKKIRVCTRCLRSGKVEKA